A single Schistocerca piceifrons isolate TAMUIC-IGC-003096 chromosome 6, iqSchPice1.1, whole genome shotgun sequence DNA region contains:
- the LOC124803476 gene encoding protein PRRC2A-like, whose amino-acid sequence MSPASQGGLELKRYIGSCLISAPRKAGGGCRGAAGEGGAALVAGPGPAPAPLCGLPLISLAARPAAFSRLAMHTQGAPLILAGRYGARKQGQGPRQHPQQRGQGAAHQQPQTAARRRAPALAPAVARAAEGAAEAAAAGGGRATSSDSLNTASDESSGPSENSLPRIIKPRKRRKKDRKPPPAPAAHQPAAPPSPEAAAPEGSSIVTLRPYVPLCFELYDGARPPPAAATASTRRAAEPKRSEPPRSKPRPQLQVQVARSEDGEAARQQQQQQQQSPPAPSASPSPSLCQCRYCDPRGHIWDVRRHCYSPVLTAPTPDESPFASIPLFLSAPPAGHAADTDDGFFSDDLPTSTSPTSLSGDPEDQPADGGSALRRSWSGCSSSSSFSSSSSSSSSPSSLAGDPGGRAHTAAVASQGLQVSTEIVTSPNGHRDLEIRFYSSSPPGREAAASEARVRTEAAWPARRPGGGGLWGGGQADERGAGALGDEVLRLSIRAEE is encoded by the coding sequence ATGAGCCCCGCCTCGCAGGGCGGCCTGGAGCTGAAGCGCTACATCGGCAGCTGCCTCATCTCGGCGCCGCGTAAGGCGGGCGGCGGCTGCAGGGGGGCGGCGGGCGAGGGCGGCGCGGCGCTGGTGGCGGGTCCcgggccggcgccggcgccgctgtGCGGCCTGCCGCTCATCTCGCTGGCGGCGCGGCCCGCCGCCTTCTCGCGGCTCGCCATGCACACGCAGGGCGCGCCGCTCATCCTGGCCGGCCGGTACGGCGCCCGCAAGCAGGGCCAGGGCCCGCGGCAGCACCCGCAGCAGCGGGGGCAGGGGGCGGCCCACCAGCAGCCGCAGACCGCGGCCCGCAGGCGCGCGCCCGCGCTGGCGCCGGCCGTGGCGCGCGCCGCCGAAGGCGCCGCGGAGGCCGCCGCGGCCGGAGGCGGCAGGGCCACCAGCAGCGACTCGCTCAACACGGCCAGCGACGAGAGCTCGGGCCCGTCCGAGAACAGCCTGCCGCGCATCATCAAGCCCCGCAAGCGGCGCAAGAAGGACCGGaagccgccgccggcgcccgccGCCCACCAGCCGGCCGCGCCGCCCTCTCCGGAGGCGGCCGCCCCGGAGGGCTCCAGCATAGTGACGCTGCGGCCGTACGTGCCGCTGTGCTTCGAGCTGTACGACGGCGCGCGGCCGCCTCCAGCCGCCGCCACGGCCAGCACGCGCCGGGCCGCCGAGCCGAAGCGCAGCGAGCCCCCCAGGAGCAAGCCGAGGCCGCAGCTGCAGGTGCAGGTGGCGCGCAGCGAAGACGGCGAGGCcgcccgccagcagcagcagcagcagcagcagagcccGCCTGCCCCCTcggcgtcgccgtcgccgtccttgTGCCAGTGCCGCTACTGCGACCCCCGCGGCCACATTTGGGACGTGCGCCGGCACTGCTACTCGCCGGTGCTGACGGCGCCCACCCCGGACGAGTCCCCGTTCGCCAGCATCCCCCTGTTCCTGAGCGCGCCGCCCGCCGGCCACGCCGCCGACACCGATGACGGCTTCTTCAGCGACGACCTGCCCACGTCCACGTCGCCCACCTCCCTCTCTGGCGACCCCGAAGACCAGCCGGCCGACGGCGGCAGCGCGCTGCGCCGCAGCTGGAGCGGctgctcctcctcttcttctttctcctcgtcgtcttcttcttcttcgtcgccGTCGTCCCTCGCCGGTGACCCTGGCGGCCGCGCGCACACTGCGGCCGTCGCCTCGCAGGGGCTGCAGGTGTCCACCGAGATAGTCACCTCCCCCAACGGCCACCGCGACCTCGAGATCAGGTTCTACTCGAGCTCGCCGCCGGGCCGGGAGGCTGCTGCTAGCGAGGCCCGCGTCCGGACGGAGGCGGCGTGGCCCGCGAGGCGGCCGGGAGGCGGCGGCCTGTGGGGCGGCGGCCAGGCGGACGAGCGCGGCGCCGGCGCGCTCGGCGACGAGGTGCTGCGGCTCAGCATACGCGCCGAGGAGTAG